The proteins below come from a single Pedobacter aquae genomic window:
- a CDS encoding HAEPLYID family protein: MIKYIIGLMAFLCLYGLCNKAQAKQDTTQLIKLEHAEPLYIDLIRDLGARKGEKEWNVGLGIQDNLNYDEIELLVEYEWAVANRLGLEVEVPVSLYSKNGKETIIKQPSHAFEGLKTAFQWTFLVNPKLRTSMAFGYINKVKFTELNNITTRNMFVGNSFNPFLVIAKRIGANFHSLVYTGPQFYKPFVKKSWENSYDVNTNFHYMIPSSRNFIGIEFNKTFRNEDFDMMIRPQMRVSIADNLMVGIVSGIPVNRENKRFQSFLRLIYEPGHKH; encoded by the coding sequence ATGATTAAATATATAATTGGGCTAATGGCATTTTTGTGCCTTTATGGCTTATGTAATAAAGCCCAGGCCAAACAAGACACAACACAATTAATTAAGCTAGAACATGCCGAACCTCTTTATATTGATTTGATTAGAGATTTAGGAGCAAGAAAGGGTGAAAAAGAATGGAATGTAGGCTTAGGAATTCAAGATAATCTTAATTATGATGAAATAGAGCTTTTGGTAGAATATGAATGGGCGGTAGCCAATCGTCTAGGTTTAGAGGTAGAAGTACCTGTAAGTTTGTATAGTAAAAATGGCAAGGAAACTATTATTAAACAACCTTCTCATGCTTTTGAAGGTTTAAAAACAGCTTTTCAATGGACGTTTCTGGTGAATCCAAAGCTAAGAACCTCAATGGCTTTTGGCTATATCAATAAAGTAAAATTTACTGAGTTAAATAATATCACAACCAGAAATATGTTTGTAGGAAATAGCTTCAATCCATTTTTAGTAATAGCTAAGAGGATAGGAGCTAATTTCCATAGTTTGGTGTATACCGGGCCACAGTTTTACAAACCTTTTGTGAAGAAAAGTTGGGAGAATAGCTACGATGTAAATACAAACTTTCATTATATGATACCTAGCTCAAGAAATTTTATAGGGATAGAATTCAACAAGACCTTTAGAAATGAGGATTTTGATATGATGATAAGACCCCAAATGCGAGTAAGTATTGCTGATAATTTAATGGTTGGAATTGTTTCTGGTATTCCTGTAAATCGGGAAAATAAAAGGTTCCAAAGTTTTTTAAGGCTTATTTATGAGCCGGGCCACAAGCACTAA